Proteins encoded together in one Rubripirellula reticaptiva window:
- a CDS encoding TonB-dependent receptor: MKLHSILGLTLATALGSSVLVSSVCAQIVTDSNVSLATLLQQNESATLPEIEVRPPAAEPPIAPIDTPPDTVVTPAPMLAPNSTPIEPAFAPPEFPTNGSSVASPSPANVASRAPASPSNGATANSPFSDSFPSLSEQIFGSIASNPTGLNSAFRGESDLFDSPQLGTIVDRSDLDRRQATTMFRALQNEVGVTLQQTGNGQLSPFIRGLTGQQILVLVDGIRMNTSILRPGPNQYAATIDPGTIQRIEVIRGAESALWGSDAIGGVINVVTRSADPLRGNYSSPEFSQIYSSAEASSYTRTGFSGWYGATGIVGGISYLDVGNVDRGGDLGRQFATDYQQYAGDVKLQRMLTKDHLLTVALQHFEQQDLKRSDRFLPFVLGPAPDGSVPTQRPTIYDPQQRDLIYARLEGLLPDDVFFADAYSVTFSGTRTKEGSIVDRYTDNSAAATITRREISEFDDLGWGTVLSAVKNMGDFGRLTYGTDFYAESINAERIRINDPANPVSTPANVDPQYPDDSAADRVGAYLSWNVPVTDRLDATTSVRYENINVSGTPNFTGLGETYFQRSYQDWIASIGLSYELTENMRLIGGVYEGFRAPTIDDLTANKTSLQNNVSVPLVGNLAAEPEHSYTYEVGLKFNYDRLRLQAVEYWTDFDSFLSRETIGGVDFLTNQTAYLNGTEINGEYLLTTNLSLYGNFAYTYGQITSSDEPITRIPPIQSILGLRLTEPNANAFVDVYTWMVGRSDRYNQLNLSDVRFIPGGTPGYATLNVRTGRSFGDKRQHQLSLSLENLTDKGYRVLGSGVDGTGFNAIFGYQWRL; encoded by the coding sequence GTGAAACTGCATTCCATTCTCGGCCTGACGCTGGCGACTGCACTTGGATCGAGCGTCCTTGTTTCTAGCGTCTGCGCCCAAATCGTGACCGACAGCAACGTCAGCCTGGCAACGCTGCTGCAACAAAACGAGTCGGCGACGTTACCAGAGATCGAAGTCCGCCCACCCGCCGCAGAGCCACCGATCGCCCCGATCGACACACCACCGGATACCGTCGTTACACCAGCGCCAATGCTGGCACCAAATTCCACTCCTATCGAGCCAGCATTTGCACCGCCAGAGTTCCCGACGAATGGATCATCGGTCGCCTCGCCCTCACCGGCAAACGTTGCAAGCCGCGCGCCCGCGTCACCATCGAATGGCGCCACCGCAAACTCACCCTTCAGCGACTCGTTCCCTTCGCTTAGCGAACAAATTTTCGGCTCAATCGCGAGCAACCCCACCGGACTCAACAGTGCTTTTCGTGGCGAGTCGGATCTGTTTGATTCGCCCCAACTGGGCACCATCGTCGACCGATCTGACTTGGATAGGCGTCAGGCCACGACGATGTTTCGCGCCCTTCAAAACGAAGTCGGCGTGACGTTGCAACAGACCGGCAACGGCCAATTGTCGCCGTTCATTCGCGGATTGACGGGGCAACAGATCCTGGTGCTGGTCGACGGAATTCGGATGAATACCAGCATCCTGCGTCCTGGTCCTAATCAATATGCCGCGACGATTGATCCAGGAACCATCCAGCGGATCGAAGTCATTCGCGGAGCCGAATCGGCTCTGTGGGGAAGCGACGCGATTGGCGGTGTCATCAACGTGGTCACTCGGTCGGCTGATCCGCTGCGTGGCAACTATTCGAGCCCCGAATTCAGTCAGATCTACAGCTCGGCCGAAGCTTCATCCTACACACGCACCGGCTTCAGCGGATGGTACGGCGCCACCGGAATCGTCGGTGGCATTTCGTACCTGGACGTCGGGAATGTCGATCGCGGAGGCGATCTTGGACGCCAATTTGCGACGGACTACCAGCAGTACGCCGGCGACGTGAAACTGCAACGAATGTTGACCAAAGATCATCTGCTGACAGTGGCACTGCAACATTTTGAACAGCAAGACCTGAAACGCAGCGACCGATTTTTGCCGTTTGTCCTGGGGCCGGCCCCGGACGGAAGCGTGCCCACACAGCGCCCCACCATTTATGATCCGCAGCAACGGGATCTGATCTACGCACGACTGGAAGGCTTGCTGCCCGACGACGTGTTCTTTGCCGACGCTTATTCAGTCACGTTCTCGGGAACGCGAACCAAAGAAGGCTCCATCGTTGATCGTTACACCGACAATTCGGCGGCTGCCACGATCACTCGCCGCGAAATCAGCGAGTTCGACGACCTCGGTTGGGGCACGGTGCTGTCGGCGGTGAAGAATATGGGCGACTTTGGCAGATTGACTTACGGCACCGACTTCTATGCCGAATCGATCAACGCCGAGCGGATTCGAATCAACGATCCCGCGAACCCGGTCTCGACGCCCGCCAACGTGGATCCCCAGTATCCGGACGACAGCGCAGCCGATCGAGTCGGCGCTTACTTGTCATGGAACGTCCCCGTGACCGATCGGCTTGATGCAACGACCAGTGTTCGATACGAAAACATCAACGTTTCGGGCACGCCCAACTTTACCGGCCTGGGTGAAACCTACTTTCAACGTTCTTACCAAGACTGGATCGCCAGCATCGGCTTGTCTTACGAGTTGACCGAGAACATGCGTTTGATCGGCGGTGTATACGAAGGATTTCGAGCACCCACGATTGACGATTTGACGGCCAACAAGACTTCGCTGCAAAATAATGTCTCGGTTCCATTGGTTGGAAACTTGGCGGCTGAGCCCGAACATAGCTACACGTATGAAGTCGGATTGAAGTTCAATTACGACCGACTGCGATTGCAGGCAGTCGAATACTGGACGGACTTCGATAGTTTTCTGTCGCGTGAAACGATTGGCGGCGTTGACTTCTTGACGAACCAAACGGCGTACCTGAACGGTACCGAAATCAACGGCGAATACTTGCTAACGACAAACCTTTCGCTGTACGGAAACTTTGCTTACACGTATGGCCAGATCACATCGAGTGACGAACCGATCACCCGCATTCCGCCCATTCAGAGCATCCTTGGACTGCGTCTGACGGAACCTAACGCGAACGCCTTTGTCGATGTCTACACATGGATGGTGGGGCGATCGGATCGTTACAACCAACTGAATCTCAGCGACGTGCGATTTATACCGGGCGGCACGCCGGGCTATGCGACCTTGAACGTTCGAACAGGGCGAAGCTTTGGCGACAAACGCCAACATCAACTGTCCTTGTCGCTGGAAAACCTAACCGACAAGGGATACCGAGTGCTTGGCAGTGGCGTCGATGGTACCGGGTTCAACGCAATCTTTGGGTACCAGTGGCGACTATAG